The Streptomyces sp. P9-A4 genome contains a region encoding:
- a CDS encoding sugar porter family MFS transporter, whose product MTSTAQAPTPPPSEGRAAHPDHLGHVIFITASAAMGGFLFGYDSSVINGAVEAIRDRYDIGSGTLAQVIAIALIGCAIGAATAGRIADRIGRIRCMQISAVLFAISAVGSALPFALWDLAFWRIVGGFAIGMASVIGPAYIAEVAPAAYRGRLGSFQQAAIVIGIAISQLVNYGILQLADGDQRGKIGGLEAWQWMLGVMVVPAFLYGMLSLAIPESPRFLISVGRTARAKEVLAEVEGEGIDLDRRVAEIDRAMRSEHKSTFKDLLVTGSRFRLLPIVWVGIGLSVFQQLVGINVAFYYSATLWQSVGIDPSSSFFYSFTTSIINIIGTVIAMVLVDRVGRKPLALVGSFGMAIALAFEAWAFSADLVDGKLPETQGVVALVAAHVFVLFFALSWGVVVWVFLGEMFPNKIRAAALGVAASAQWIANWAITASFPSLAEWNLSGTYIIYAVFAVLSIPFVLRYVKETKGKALEEMG is encoded by the coding sequence GTGACCAGCACCGCGCAGGCGCCCACGCCGCCGCCTTCCGAAGGCCGAGCCGCTCACCCGGACCACCTCGGCCACGTCATCTTCATCACGGCCTCCGCCGCGATGGGCGGCTTCCTCTTCGGATACGACAGCTCCGTCATCAACGGCGCCGTCGAGGCGATCCGGGACCGCTACGACATCGGCTCCGGCACCCTCGCGCAGGTCATCGCCATCGCCCTGATCGGCTGCGCCATCGGTGCCGCCACCGCCGGCCGGATCGCCGACCGCATCGGCCGCATCCGCTGCATGCAGATCTCCGCCGTGCTCTTCGCCATCAGCGCGGTGGGCTCCGCGCTGCCCTTCGCCCTCTGGGACCTGGCCTTCTGGCGGATCGTCGGCGGCTTCGCCATCGGCATGGCCTCCGTCATCGGCCCCGCGTACATCGCCGAAGTCGCCCCCGCCGCCTACCGGGGCCGCCTCGGCTCCTTCCAGCAGGCCGCGATCGTCATCGGCATCGCCATCTCCCAGCTCGTCAACTACGGCATCCTCCAGCTCGCCGACGGCGACCAGCGCGGCAAGATCGGCGGCCTGGAGGCCTGGCAGTGGATGCTCGGGGTGATGGTCGTCCCCGCGTTCCTCTACGGCATGCTCTCCCTCGCCATCCCCGAGTCCCCCCGCTTCCTCATCTCCGTCGGCAGGACCGCGCGGGCCAAGGAGGTCCTCGCCGAGGTCGAGGGCGAGGGCATCGACCTCGACCGGCGCGTCGCCGAGATCGACCGGGCCATGCGCAGCGAGCACAAGTCCACCTTCAAGGACCTGCTCGTGACCGGCAGCCGCTTCCGGCTGCTGCCCATCGTCTGGGTCGGCATCGGACTCTCCGTCTTCCAGCAGCTCGTCGGCATCAACGTCGCCTTCTACTACTCCGCGACGCTCTGGCAGTCCGTCGGCATCGACCCGTCCAGCTCGTTCTTCTACTCGTTCACCACGTCGATCATCAACATCATCGGCACCGTGATCGCGATGGTCCTGGTCGACCGGGTCGGCCGCAAACCGCTCGCCCTCGTCGGCTCCTTCGGCATGGCGATCGCCCTCGCCTTCGAGGCCTGGGCCTTCTCCGCCGACCTCGTCGACGGCAAGCTCCCCGAGACCCAGGGCGTCGTGGCGCTCGTCGCCGCCCATGTCTTCGTGCTCTTCTTCGCCCTCTCGTGGGGCGTGGTGGTCTGGGTCTTCCTCGGCGAGATGTTCCCCAACAAGATCCGCGCCGCCGCCCTCGGCGTCGCCGCCTCCGCCCAGTGGATCGCCAACTGGGCCATCACCGCCAGCTTCCCGTCCCTCGCGGAGTGGAACCTCTCCGGCACCTACATCATCTACGCGGTCTTCGCCGTGCTCTCGATCCCCTTCGTGCTCAGGTACGTCAAGGAGACCAAGGGCAAGGCGTTGGAGGAGATGGGCTGA
- a CDS encoding LLM class flavin-dependent oxidoreductase, translating into MPFSVVRFNLVDPRATPESLSARYRAAVEMAAYADGHGVDTVQTEEHHGVENNWLPSPFAFAGAVFGATERIAVTVSAIIGPLHDPLRLAEDIAVLDLLSGGRLVTVAGIGYRPEEYEERGVDWGRRGKLQDLLLETLLTAWTGEPFTYQGRTVRVTPRPFTQPHPMLLVGGSSRAAARRAARLGLPFFPSAHLPELETYYRERCAEYGTEGWTMMPAEETPLLHLSEDPDRTWAEYGEHFLHEARTYASWQSKDIRSAVRSTATTVAELRAEGVYRVVTPQECAALGLESLVLHPLCGGMPVEEGWRSLRLFCDEVLPRLGA; encoded by the coding sequence ATGCCGTTCAGCGTCGTACGGTTCAACCTCGTCGATCCCCGCGCGACCCCCGAATCCCTCTCCGCCCGCTACCGGGCCGCCGTCGAGATGGCCGCGTACGCCGACGGGCACGGGGTCGACACCGTGCAGACCGAGGAGCACCACGGGGTCGAGAACAACTGGCTGCCCTCCCCCTTCGCCTTCGCGGGCGCGGTCTTCGGGGCCACGGAACGGATCGCGGTCACCGTCTCGGCGATCATCGGCCCGCTGCACGATCCGCTGCGGCTGGCCGAGGACATCGCGGTCCTGGACCTGCTGAGCGGGGGCCGCCTGGTGACGGTGGCGGGCATCGGGTACCGGCCGGAGGAGTACGAGGAGCGCGGGGTCGACTGGGGGCGGCGCGGCAAGCTCCAGGACCTGCTGCTGGAGACCCTGCTCACGGCGTGGACCGGGGAGCCGTTCACCTATCAGGGCCGTACGGTACGGGTCACCCCGCGGCCCTTCACCCAGCCTCATCCGATGCTGCTGGTCGGGGGGTCGTCGCGGGCGGCGGCGCGGCGGGCGGCGCGGCTGGGGCTGCCGTTCTTCCCCAGCGCGCATCTGCCGGAGCTGGAGACGTACTACCGGGAGCGGTGCGCGGAGTACGGCACGGAGGGCTGGACGATGATGCCCGCCGAGGAGACCCCGCTGCTGCATCTGTCGGAGGACCCGGACCGGACCTGGGCGGAGTACGGGGAGCACTTCCTGCACGAGGCGCGGACGTACGCCTCCTGGCAGTCGAAGGACATCCGTTCGGCGGTCCGGTCGACGGCGACGACGGTGGCCGAGCTGCGCGCGGAGGGCGTCTACCGGGTCGTCACCCCGCAGGAGTGCGCGGCGCTCGGTCTGGAGAGCCTCGTGCTGCATCCGCTGTGCGGCGGGATGCCGGTGGAGGAGGGGTGGCGGAGCCTGCGGCTGTTCTGCGACGAGGTGCTGCCTCGGCTGGGGGCCTGA
- a CDS encoding cytosine permease, producing MPHASEAEGATLDGAVETRGLEPVPDAERTGRVRELFPTWVAANISVLLLTMGAGLIVFNGLNFWQVLAVAVAAPVLSYGIVGLISIAGKRGGAPGMALSRAVFGQRGNLFPGALIWVARWGWETINAVTGAYAVLTVLDLLFGVKSNTLLIVVTLLLFVTCTFLVSGLGINALRVCSKWSTYVFGAFSVLVLVYLVANTDWSAVFGRPAGSTAMMVAGIGTIAAGGISWVPSGPDFTRYLPRTASSRAMVGTTVGGAGIVVLPMVLMGAVMAVSTPDLASAQDPVSFIGELLPMWISVPYLVIALLGMLLINSMSMYSAGFTAQTLGIKVPRAAAVSVNAVISLVFGFLLMVVATSFIGSFISFLTLLAVAFSAWIGVFGVDMLRRRSYDAVALMDTTRTSAYWYRGGFAWQAMTAWAVALLMGLLFTKVDWFAGPLASSWIGENGLGWAATIVVAGGLYAVLPRTPVKAAVEPAGVRETVSI from the coding sequence ATGCCCCACGCCTCCGAAGCCGAAGGCGCGACGCTCGACGGCGCCGTGGAGACCCGCGGTCTCGAGCCCGTCCCCGACGCCGAGCGGACCGGCCGGGTCCGCGAGCTCTTCCCGACCTGGGTCGCCGCGAACATCAGCGTGCTGCTGCTCACGATGGGCGCCGGTCTCATCGTCTTCAACGGTCTGAACTTCTGGCAGGTGCTGGCCGTGGCGGTCGCCGCGCCCGTCCTCTCGTACGGGATCGTCGGGCTGATCTCGATCGCGGGGAAGCGCGGCGGGGCGCCCGGGATGGCGCTGTCGCGGGCCGTGTTCGGTCAGCGGGGAAACCTCTTCCCGGGTGCGCTGATCTGGGTGGCCCGGTGGGGCTGGGAGACCATCAACGCGGTGACCGGCGCGTACGCGGTGCTGACCGTGCTGGACCTGCTCTTCGGCGTGAAGTCGAACACGCTGCTCATCGTGGTGACCCTGCTGCTCTTCGTCACCTGCACCTTCCTGGTGTCGGGGCTCGGGATCAACGCGCTGCGGGTGTGCAGCAAGTGGTCCACGTACGTCTTCGGTGCCTTCTCGGTGCTCGTGCTGGTGTATCTGGTGGCGAACACGGACTGGTCGGCGGTCTTCGGCAGGCCGGCCGGTTCGACGGCGATGATGGTCGCGGGGATCGGCACGATCGCCGCGGGCGGCATCAGCTGGGTGCCCTCGGGCCCGGACTTCACCCGCTATCTGCCTCGTACGGCCTCGTCGCGGGCGATGGTCGGCACGACGGTCGGCGGCGCCGGGATCGTGGTCCTGCCGATGGTGCTGATGGGCGCGGTGATGGCGGTGTCGACGCCGGACCTGGCCTCGGCGCAGGACCCGGTCTCGTTCATCGGTGAGCTGCTGCCGATGTGGATCTCGGTGCCGTACCTGGTGATCGCCCTGCTCGGGATGCTGCTGATCAACTCGATGTCGATGTACTCGGCCGGGTTCACCGCGCAGACCCTCGGGATCAAGGTGCCGCGTGCGGCGGCGGTCAGTGTGAACGCGGTGATCAGCCTGGTCTTCGGCTTCCTGCTGATGGTGGTGGCGACCAGCTTCATCGGTTCGTTCATCTCCTTCCTGACGCTGCTCGCGGTGGCGTTCTCGGCGTGGATCGGGGTCTTCGGCGTGGACATGCTGCGCCGGCGGTCGTACGACGCGGTGGCGCTGATGGACACCACGCGGACCAGCGCGTACTGGTACCGGGGCGGTTTCGCCTGGCAGGCGATGACGGCGTGGGCGGTGGCGCTGCTCATGGGTCTGCTGTTCACGAAGGTCGACTGGTTCGCGGGGCCGCTGGCCTCGTCCTGGATCGGTGAGAACGGGCTGGGCTGGGCGGCGACGATCGTGGTGGCGGGCGGGCTGTACGCCGTGCTGCCGCGGACGCCCGTGAAGGCGGCGGTGGAGCCCGCCGGGGTGCGCGAGACCGTTTCCATCTGA
- the ftsY gene encoding signal recognition particle-docking protein FtsY — MELILAVVIALVVAVAVTSGLVISGRKKKQLPPAEPPSTTPTITAPPAEPHVGEEAETPREEPRRTVEEVQLPAEEAAETPAAVEDPVVAEPAAPEIEVPEPTAGRLVRLRARLARSQNSLGKGLLTLLSREHLDEDTWEEIEETLLTADVGVAPTQELVERLRERVRVLGTRTPEELRALLREELVALLGPDLDRTVHTESPADVPGVVMVVGVNGTGKTTTTGKLARVLVADGKSVVLGAADTFRAAAADQLQTWGERVGARTVRGPEGGDPASIAYDAVKEGIAEGADVVLIDTAGRLHTKTGLMDELGKVKRVVEKHGPLDEILLVLDATTGQNGLIQARVFAEVVDITGIVLTKLDGTAKGGIVVAVQRELGVPVKLVGLGEGPDDLAPFEPGAFVDALIGD, encoded by the coding sequence ATGGAACTCATCCTTGCTGTAGTCATCGCTCTGGTCGTCGCGGTCGCCGTGACGAGCGGGCTCGTGATCAGCGGCCGCAAGAAGAAGCAGCTGCCGCCCGCCGAGCCGCCGTCCACCACGCCGACCATCACCGCTCCGCCCGCCGAACCGCACGTCGGCGAGGAGGCGGAGACGCCGCGGGAGGAACCACGCCGCACGGTCGAGGAGGTCCAGCTCCCCGCCGAGGAGGCCGCCGAGACGCCGGCCGCCGTCGAGGACCCCGTCGTCGCCGAGCCGGCGGCACCCGAGATCGAGGTGCCCGAGCCCACCGCCGGCCGTCTCGTACGGCTCCGGGCCCGGCTCGCCCGCTCCCAGAACTCGCTCGGCAAGGGGCTCCTGACGCTCCTGTCCCGCGAGCACCTCGACGAGGACACCTGGGAGGAGATCGAGGAGACCCTCCTCACCGCCGACGTCGGCGTCGCCCCCACCCAGGAGCTCGTCGAGCGGCTGCGCGAGCGGGTCCGCGTGCTCGGCACCCGCACCCCGGAGGAGCTGCGCGCGCTGCTCCGCGAGGAGCTGGTCGCCCTGCTCGGCCCCGACCTCGACCGCACGGTGCACACCGAGAGCCCCGCGGACGTGCCCGGCGTGGTCATGGTCGTCGGCGTCAACGGCACCGGCAAGACCACCACCACGGGCAAGCTCGCCCGCGTCCTCGTCGCCGACGGCAAGTCCGTCGTCCTCGGCGCGGCCGACACCTTCCGTGCCGCCGCCGCCGACCAGCTCCAGACCTGGGGCGAGCGCGTCGGCGCCCGCACCGTCCGCGGCCCGGAGGGCGGCGACCCGGCGTCGATCGCCTACGACGCCGTCAAGGAGGGCATCGCGGAGGGCGCCGACGTCGTCCTCATCGACACCGCCGGCCGGCTCCACACCAAGACCGGCCTCATGGACGAGCTCGGCAAGGTCAAGCGCGTCGTCGAGAAGCACGGCCCGCTCGACGAGATCCTCCTCGTCCTCGACGCCACCACCGGCCAGAACGGTCTGATCCAGGCCCGGGTCTTCGCCGAGGTCGTCGACATCACCGGCATCGTCCTGACCAAGCTCGACGGCACCGCCAAGGGCGGCATCGTCGTCGCCGTCCAGCGCGAGCTGGGCGTACCGGTCAAGCTGGTCGGCCTGGGCGAGGGCCCGGACGACCTGGCCCCCTTCGAGCCCGGCGCCTTCGTCGACGCCCTGATCGGCGACTGA
- a CDS encoding bifunctional DNA primase/polymerase, with product MGFTIGIREMRSGARRRVRTTECTAVAEYTGLWGWDVVPGTRAVAGRCSCGDPACTAPGAHPLSFAEPVPAGAGLDDAAKAWSEYPGAALMLPVGRSFDVIEVAEAAGRRALVRLERMGLPLGPVCATPTGRARFFVAPGAAAELPRLLYRMGWDDADLDLHGLGPGGHITAPPSDLGGLGPVRWLRPPTLDTAGSPPQARLLLGTLAYICHRTRY from the coding sequence ATGGGTTTCACGATCGGCATTCGTGAGATGCGGTCCGGCGCACGCCGCCGCGTACGCACCACGGAGTGCACCGCGGTGGCCGAGTACACAGGGCTGTGGGGCTGGGACGTGGTGCCGGGGACGCGGGCCGTCGCCGGCCGGTGCTCCTGCGGCGATCCGGCGTGTACGGCTCCGGGGGCGCACCCGCTCTCCTTCGCGGAACCGGTTCCGGCCGGCGCCGGTCTGGACGACGCGGCCAAGGCCTGGTCGGAGTATCCGGGCGCGGCGCTGATGCTGCCGGTGGGCAGGTCCTTCGACGTGATCGAGGTCGCCGAGGCGGCGGGCCGGCGGGCGCTCGTGCGCCTGGAGCGCATGGGGCTGCCGCTCGGTCCGGTGTGCGCGACACCGACGGGCCGCGCGCGGTTCTTCGTGGCGCCGGGGGCGGCGGCCGAACTGCCGCGGCTGCTGTACCGGATGGGCTGGGACGACGCGGATCTGGATCTGCACGGTCTGGGGCCCGGCGGTCACATCACCGCTCCCCCGTCGGATCTCGGCGGTCTCGGGCCGGTGCGCTGGCTGCGCCCGCCGACCCTGGACACGGCGGGGTCGCCGCCGCAGGCACGACTGCTGCTCGGCACCCTGGCGTACATCTGCCATCGGACGCGCTACTGA